Proteins from one Deinococcus sp. AB2017081 genomic window:
- a CDS encoding helix-turn-helix domain-containing protein: MTLGLDSHDPTALGLRLQVARKAARLTQQEAADHLGVARTTIVAIEKGERRIQPAELIALAERYAASVHDLLRNRPPTGGLDVQFKAYFKKRGAADPTIGDHMEQAAALLQQSAENYLELEEAMQSPLPRNYPVEYDIGGLAPEAAADEVADAERRRLGLGDAPLGNLRETLEAEVGLRIFSLELDSRVSGLFGYTDELGGCIALNSKHPPERQRMSLAHEYAHFLTARLRPDVQVFRHAGRVPDTERFAEAFARRLLMPSRTVTRHLRNHIKNHGTPKVADLVHLSSYFRVSFEAYVRRLEELQVIGAGTYDRLQFENFKPREAQKLAGITQELSEPRFPKRYILLALEALDRGLITEGQAAAYLATDRLSVRDLSAQYKRQAALTEDGEPGWSSWQMDVDVSVKAR; encoded by the coding sequence ATGACGCTAGGACTCGACTCCCATGACCCCACCGCCCTCGGCCTGCGCCTGCAGGTCGCGCGGAAGGCCGCCCGCCTGACCCAGCAGGAGGCCGCGGATCACCTCGGCGTGGCCCGCACGACCATCGTGGCCATCGAGAAGGGTGAGCGCCGCATCCAGCCCGCTGAACTCATCGCCCTGGCGGAGCGGTACGCCGCCAGCGTGCATGACCTCCTGCGGAACCGGCCGCCCACCGGTGGCCTGGACGTGCAGTTCAAGGCCTACTTCAAGAAGCGGGGCGCAGCCGATCCCACCATCGGTGACCATATGGAGCAGGCGGCGGCACTCCTCCAACAGAGCGCCGAGAACTACCTCGAGCTGGAGGAGGCCATGCAGTCCCCCCTCCCGCGGAACTACCCGGTGGAGTACGACATTGGCGGCCTGGCCCCTGAGGCCGCCGCCGACGAGGTCGCGGACGCCGAGCGCCGTCGTCTGGGCCTGGGCGACGCGCCGCTGGGGAACCTCCGGGAGACCCTAGAGGCGGAGGTCGGCCTGCGCATCTTCTCGTTGGAGTTGGACTCCCGCGTGTCTGGGCTGTTCGGCTACACCGACGAACTGGGCGGCTGCATCGCCCTGAACAGCAAGCACCCCCCGGAGCGGCAGCGGATGTCCCTCGCGCACGAGTACGCTCACTTCCTCACCGCAAGGTTGCGCCCGGACGTCCAGGTCTTCCGTCATGCTGGGCGGGTGCCTGACACCGAACGCTTCGCGGAGGCCTTCGCCCGGCGGCTCCTGATGCCCTCGCGGACGGTCACGCGGCACCTCCGGAACCACATTAAGAATCACGGCACCCCGAAGGTCGCAGACCTCGTGCACCTTTCCTCGTACTTCCGGGTGTCCTTTGAGGCCTATGTCCGGCGACTGGAGGAGTTGCAGGTCATCGGTGCCGGCACTTACGACCGCCTCCAGTTCGAAAACTTCAAGCCCCGGGAAGCGCAGAAGCTGGCGGGCATCACCCAGGAACTGTCCGAGCCGCGCTTCCCGAAGCGGTACATCCTGCTCGCCCTCGAGGCCCTTGACCGAGGGCTGATCACCGAGGGTCAGGCGGCGGCGTACCTTGCGACCGACCGACTCTCTGTGCGTGACCTGAGCGCACAGTACAAACGCCAGGCCGCGCTGACGGAGGACGGTGAGCCTGGCTGGTCGAGCTGGCAGATGGATGTCGATGTGTCGGTGAAAGCGCGTTGA
- a CDS encoding zinc ribbon domain-containing protein, translating into MRGDRILVDLSTRAYPTPMQAARLDTWLDATSSISAALTALPVALRADAVAGLPDAWPEVPISILRQIVRWADRGTTIRRDCVPLDDEVMAVTPYLVHVVGLDDLLLSDVTRLPLGLSGALLADGARRLDEVDASLQTQLRSGRAGPVGAADVQQMVRRYGTLLGTTYRTAGVPGAERARYATLRAYRAPDGGRQWSITWSIRIAPRWLPAASVDDCVGVDVGVRRLLTWASRDHAGSVTGWRLTAGEWQEDSTMEAAVRRRALFARSAAELDAALRGILAFRRVAIEATNWRGLAGTPQIDAMTASAVVDVRHWLTALARVTGSAVVPVSAWSSSRHCGHCGQPGVRQGSHFTCAICGDADADDNAARYLRACA; encoded by the coding sequence GTGAGGGGCGACCGGATCCTGGTTGATCTGAGCACCCGCGCCTACCCGACTCCCATGCAGGCAGCGCGGCTCGACACGTGGCTGGACGCCACCTCGTCGATCAGTGCTGCGCTCACGGCGCTGCCAGTTGCCCTGCGGGCGGACGCGGTGGCGGGTCTCCCGGACGCCTGGCCGGAGGTTCCGATCTCGATCCTCCGTCAGATTGTCCGGTGGGCGGATCGGGGCACCACGATCCGCAGGGACTGCGTGCCGCTGGACGACGAGGTGATGGCCGTGACCCCCTACCTCGTCCACGTGGTGGGCCTCGACGATCTGCTGCTCAGTGACGTGACCCGTCTGCCGCTCGGCCTGTCCGGGGCTCTCCTCGCGGACGGCGCGAGGCGGCTGGACGAGGTTGACGCCAGCCTGCAGACGCAGCTCCGCTCCGGACGGGCCGGCCCGGTGGGTGCCGCCGACGTCCAGCAGATGGTACGGCGGTACGGCACACTGCTGGGCACCACGTACCGGACGGCCGGAGTTCCGGGGGCCGAGCGGGCCCGGTACGCGACCCTCCGCGCGTACCGCGCGCCAGATGGAGGCCGGCAGTGGTCGATCACCTGGTCGATCCGGATCGCCCCGCGCTGGCTGCCGGCCGCGTCGGTGGACGACTGTGTGGGCGTCGATGTGGGGGTCAGGCGGCTGCTCACCTGGGCGTCGAGGGATCACGCGGGATCAGTCACCGGGTGGCGCCTTACGGCCGGCGAGTGGCAGGAGGACTCGACCATGGAGGCGGCCGTGCGCCGGCGGGCCCTGTTCGCGCGGAGCGCCGCGGAACTCGACGCGGCGCTCCGCGGGATCCTGGCGTTCAGGCGGGTGGCGATCGAGGCGACCAACTGGCGGGGGCTTGCCGGCACGCCGCAGATCGACGCGATGACGGCCTCGGCCGTGGTCGATGTGCGCCACTGGCTCACCGCGCTGGCCCGCGTGACGGGGAGCGCCGTGGTGCCGGTGTCGGCGTGGTCGTCCAGCCGGCACTGCGGCCACTGTGGGCAGCCGGGGGTGCGGCAGGGGAGCCACTTCACGTGTGCAATCTGCGGCGACGCGGACGCTGACGACAACGCTGCGAGGTACCTCCGTGCCTGCGCCTGA
- a CDS encoding S8/S53 family peptidase, translating to MNGQSLGALAVARTETPSDRERTLRGVSASLQTMGALSVKPAAGAAVAVLLPTGQSAEAGLAALKASGVSVTSNTGYWATLKASDAAAARALVADGTVQYAEYLSPLKTHGLPTPSDTLMVNQNKYLPMTNQYGAWSQVDQGCKNIVVAVIDTGWTGSTAHAEANLVPKSAWFDAFGHQKGVAAPSGEVDPHGTAVASIIAMTTNGGGVGVSTSYNLVKVLPINVASGARNLDFPSVAVAMDYAMGSVTVDGVTYTNPYPARVLNMSFGGDSATEYFTGLFRRAADRGVVVVASVGNTLTTNKTTDTSSAQFSIGAGGVMFDGSHWKDPYTAGQGSSSGPGVDAAAPSMAVPSIVNGQEQYWSGTSFAAPWMSSQIALWMYANEQYRADGSPTNGLKGQALYDHLIGCFKVAGSQKGARNDDVGYGRLDTGLMVAANTTACRR from the coding sequence GTGAACGGCCAGTCGCTCGGCGCGCTCGCTGTGGCACGCACCGAGACGCCCAGCGACCGTGAGCGGACCCTGCGCGGCGTCAGCGCGTCCCTGCAGACCATGGGGGCCCTGAGCGTGAAGCCCGCCGCGGGCGCGGCCGTCGCCGTCCTGCTCCCCACCGGCCAGTCCGCCGAGGCCGGGCTCGCGGCCCTCAAGGCGTCCGGCGTGAGCGTCACCAGCAACACCGGCTACTGGGCGACCCTGAAGGCCAGCGACGCGGCCGCCGCGCGCGCCCTGGTGGCGGACGGCACCGTGCAGTACGCCGAGTACCTCAGCCCCCTGAAGACCCACGGCCTGCCGACCCCCAGCGACACGCTGATGGTCAACCAGAACAAGTACCTGCCGATGACCAACCAGTACGGCGCGTGGTCGCAGGTGGACCAGGGCTGCAAGAACATCGTCGTCGCCGTGATCGACACCGGCTGGACGGGCAGCACTGCGCACGCCGAGGCGAACCTCGTGCCGAAATCCGCGTGGTTCGACGCGTTCGGCCACCAGAAGGGCGTCGCTGCGCCGTCCGGTGAAGTCGACCCGCACGGCACGGCCGTGGCGAGCATCATCGCCATGACCACCAACGGCGGCGGGGTCGGCGTGAGCACGTCGTACAACCTCGTCAAGGTGCTCCCCATCAACGTCGCGTCGGGCGCCCGCAACCTGGACTTCCCGTCGGTCGCGGTCGCCATGGACTACGCGATGGGCAGCGTCACCGTGGACGGCGTGACGTACACCAACCCCTACCCGGCGCGGGTGCTGAACATGAGCTTCGGCGGGGACTCCGCCACCGAGTACTTCACGGGCCTGTTCCGCCGGGCCGCGGACCGCGGCGTCGTGGTCGTCGCGTCGGTGGGCAACACGCTCACCACGAACAAGACGACCGACACGTCCAGCGCGCAGTTCTCCATCGGTGCGGGCGGCGTGATGTTCGACGGCAGCCACTGGAAGGATCCCTACACCGCCGGTCAGGGCAGCAGCTCCGGCCCCGGCGTGGACGCCGCCGCGCCCTCGATGGCCGTGCCGTCCATCGTGAACGGGCAGGAGCAGTACTGGAGCGGGACGAGCTTCGCCGCGCCGTGGATGTCCTCGCAGATCGCGCTGTGGATGTACGCCAACGAGCAGTACCGCGCGGACGGCAGCCCCACGAACGGCCTGAAGGGCCAGGCGCTGTACGACCACCTGATCGGCTGCTTCAAGGTGGCCGGTTCGCAGAAGGGTGCCCGCAACGACGACGTGGGTTACGGCCGCCTGGACACCGGGCTGATGGTCGCGGCGAACACCACCGCGTGCCGCCGCTGA
- a CDS encoding helix-turn-helix domain-containing protein, translated as MPDKKQPDSTKHTYLTPAEVCAELRVSRAVYDAAARSGELDVKRFSRRIHRIHRDEMTRWFNGLGGNE; from the coding sequence ATGCCCGACAAGAAACAGCCCGACAGCACCAAGCACACCTACCTCACGCCCGCCGAAGTGTGCGCCGAACTGCGCGTCAGCCGCGCGGTGTACGACGCGGCAGCGCGCTCAGGAGAGCTGGACGTCAAGCGCTTCTCGCGGCGGATCCACCGGATCCACCGCGACGAAATGACGCGGTGGTTCAATGGCCTCGGCGGAAACGAGTGA
- a CDS encoding delta-60 repeat domain-containing protein encodes MRRIMYHYQRTALIICSSLLLFSCGRSTPPVAGISSSAPLGALGVKQPTSIPFDTTFDGDGIAVTPLGSDPAVNSSSVKAVQQADGRIVAATNLGQDDVQIAVVRYNANGSLDTSFGTGGQVIFNPTLPVPDGTPGADTVNDLLVQPDGRIVLVGVETSTGRNAVVYRLLPTGQLDPTFGAGGVARLEDGIAVQVLRLLDGSLLVRTGTALTKLTAAGTPDLTFGTSGTVTVSSNTQDLAVQSSGRILLGTETAILGLTPAGTPDPSFGTNGEAGFGSAAVPYFRFLVLPGDGIFVAADVYTGEANQGTFFRFTPQGTLDTTFGQGGTVAFDSSLGFSTLVLTPKNDVLIYPAIYDKNGKLKELLPSSTTFRDTGFSRGSAVTYQRDGKLLLPGNFTAPGSTTFTFAVARLRP; translated from the coding sequence ATGAGGAGAATCATGTACCACTACCAGCGTACGGCCCTGATCATCTGTAGTTCCCTGCTCCTGTTCTCGTGTGGCCGCTCCACCCCACCGGTCGCCGGGATCTCGTCGTCTGCACCCCTGGGTGCTCTGGGGGTCAAGCAGCCGACCAGCATTCCGTTTGACACCACCTTCGACGGGGACGGTATTGCCGTCACGCCCCTGGGGAGCGACCCGGCCGTCAACAGTTCATCGGTCAAGGCGGTGCAGCAGGCCGACGGCCGGATCGTGGCGGCAACGAATCTCGGACAGGATGATGTACAGATCGCCGTCGTGCGCTACAACGCGAATGGCAGCCTGGACACCTCGTTCGGCACCGGCGGTCAGGTCATCTTCAACCCGACCCTTCCGGTACCGGACGGCACACCAGGGGCAGACACTGTCAACGATCTGCTTGTACAACCCGACGGTCGAATTGTCCTGGTCGGTGTGGAAACCTCCACGGGTCGCAATGCCGTGGTGTACCGCCTGCTGCCGACTGGCCAACTCGACCCGACCTTCGGCGCGGGCGGCGTGGCCCGTCTTGAAGACGGCATCGCCGTTCAGGTGCTCCGCCTGTTGGACGGCAGCCTGCTGGTCAGGACAGGCACGGCCCTGACGAAGCTCACGGCGGCCGGCACACCCGACCTCACCTTCGGGACGTCCGGCACGGTGACCGTGTCCAGCAATACCCAGGATCTCGCCGTTCAGTCGTCTGGGCGCATCCTGCTTGGCACCGAAACGGCCATCCTGGGCTTGACGCCGGCTGGCACGCCAGACCCATCATTCGGGACGAACGGCGAGGCCGGCTTCGGCAGCGCCGCCGTCCCCTACTTCCGCTTCCTCGTGCTGCCGGGAGACGGGATCTTCGTCGCGGCCGATGTGTACACCGGAGAGGCGAATCAGGGCACGTTCTTCCGGTTCACCCCACAGGGAACACTCGACACTACGTTTGGTCAGGGCGGCACCGTGGCCTTCGACAGCAGCCTGGGCTTCAGCACCCTGGTTCTGACGCCCAAGAATGACGTGCTGATCTACCCGGCGATCTACGACAAGAACGGGAAGCTGAAGGAATTGTTGCCGTCCAGCACGACCTTCAGGGATACGGGCTTCAGTCGCGGGAGTGCGGTGACGTATCAGCGGGACGGCAAGCTGCTCCTACCGGGGAACTTCACCGCGCCGGGCAGCACCACCTTCACCTTTGCCGTGGCCCGCCTGCGGCCCTGA
- the acs gene encoding acetate--CoA ligase, translating to MTTHPSDHIDAMLHESRVIPASDTFAAQARVTRETYDAMYRQSIDDPDTFWADVAGELDWMAPWTQVLDWQEPHAKWFVGAQTNIAYNALDRNVARGLGTKRAIVWEGEDGEVRTYTYSELLTEVKKAANALLGLGVQAGDRVTLYLPMIPEAAISMLACARIGAAHSVVFGGFSVSALSDRINDAQSKVLITADGGLRRGNLVPLKANADAAAQNAPGLEHIVVVNRGGSNPPMQAGRDVWWHDVVGAASDAHEALAVDSEHPLFILYTSGSTGKPKGVLHTTGGYMVGTYLTTRTVFDLRDDDLYWCTADVGWVTGHSYIVYGPLLNGATVLMYEGAPNQPDWGRFWDIVQKHGVTILYTAPTAIRAIMRQGDEYPNRYDLSSLRLLGSVGEPINPEAWMWYYRVIGGERCPVVDTWWQTETGSIMLTTLPGAYPSKPGSAGLPMFGVDAAIMTREGEELGPDDGGLLVIKRPWPSMLRTVYGDDARYQKAYWGEIPHVYFAGDGARRDGDGYYTVMGRVDDVLNVSGHRLGTMEIESALVAHPSVSEAAVVGKPDDVKGECVVAFVTPQGGQTVDPAALRAHVSKEIGALARPDAIIIADALPKTRSGKIMRRFLRQIAAGRTIEGDTSTLEDPAVLERLAATEPV from the coding sequence ATGACGACCCACCCGTCCGATCACATCGATGCCATGCTGCACGAGAGCCGCGTCATCCCTGCCAGCGACACCTTTGCAGCCCAGGCCCGCGTGACCCGCGAGACCTACGACGCCATGTACCGCCAGAGCATCGACGATCCCGATACCTTCTGGGCCGACGTGGCCGGCGAACTGGACTGGATGGCTCCCTGGACCCAGGTGCTCGACTGGCAGGAACCCCACGCGAAGTGGTTCGTGGGCGCCCAGACGAACATCGCGTACAACGCGCTCGACCGCAACGTCGCGCGGGGCCTGGGCACCAAACGGGCCATCGTGTGGGAGGGCGAGGACGGCGAGGTGCGCACCTACACCTACAGTGAACTGCTGACCGAGGTGAAGAAGGCGGCCAACGCCCTGCTTGGACTGGGCGTACAGGCCGGCGACCGCGTGACCCTGTACCTGCCCATGATCCCGGAGGCGGCGATCTCCATGCTCGCGTGTGCCCGCATCGGTGCCGCCCACAGCGTGGTCTTCGGCGGGTTCAGCGTCTCGGCGCTGTCCGACCGGATCAACGACGCGCAGAGCAAGGTGCTCATCACGGCCGACGGCGGCCTGCGGCGCGGCAACCTCGTGCCGCTCAAGGCGAATGCCGACGCCGCTGCACAGAACGCGCCGGGTCTGGAGCACATCGTGGTGGTGAACCGGGGGGGCAGCAACCCGCCCATGCAGGCGGGCCGCGACGTGTGGTGGCATGACGTGGTCGGGGCCGCCAGCGACGCGCACGAGGCCCTGGCCGTGGACAGTGAGCACCCGCTGTTCATCCTGTACACCTCGGGCAGCACCGGCAAGCCCAAGGGCGTGCTGCACACCACCGGCGGGTACATGGTCGGCACCTACCTGACCACCCGCACCGTGTTCGACCTGCGGGACGACGACCTGTACTGGTGCACCGCCGACGTGGGCTGGGTCACCGGGCACAGCTACATCGTGTACGGCCCACTGCTGAACGGCGCCACGGTCCTGATGTACGAGGGGGCCCCCAACCAGCCCGACTGGGGCCGATTCTGGGACATCGTGCAGAAGCACGGCGTGACCATCCTGTACACGGCGCCCACAGCGATCCGCGCCATCATGCGCCAGGGGGACGAGTACCCGAACCGCTACGACCTGAGTTCGCTGCGGCTGCTCGGCTCGGTGGGGGAGCCGATCAACCCGGAAGCGTGGATGTGGTACTACCGCGTGATCGGCGGCGAGCGCTGCCCCGTGGTGGACACGTGGTGGCAGACCGAGACCGGCTCGATCATGCTGACCACCCTGCCCGGCGCGTACCCCAGCAAGCCCGGCAGTGCCGGCCTGCCCATGTTCGGCGTCGACGCCGCCATCATGACCCGTGAGGGCGAGGAACTCGGCCCGGACGACGGCGGCCTGCTGGTGATCAAGCGGCCGTGGCCCAGCATGCTGCGCACCGTCTATGGCGACGACGCCCGGTATCAAAAGGCCTACTGGGGCGAGATCCCGCACGTGTACTTCGCCGGTGACGGTGCCCGCCGCGATGGCGACGGCTATTACACCGTCATGGGCCGCGTGGACGATGTCCTGAACGTCTCCGGGCACCGGCTGGGCACCATGGAGATCGAGTCTGCGCTGGTCGCCCACCCCAGCGTCTCGGAGGCGGCGGTGGTCGGCAAGCCCGATGACGTGAAGGGTGAGTGCGTGGTCGCCTTCGTCACGCCGCAGGGCGGGCAGACCGTCGATCCGGCCGCCCTGCGCGCCCACGTCAGCAAGGAGATCGGTGCCCTGGCCCGGCCCGACGCGATCATCATCGCCGACGCGCTCCCCAAGACCCGCTCGGGCAAGATCATGCGGCGCTTCCTGCGCCAGATCGCCGCCGGCCGCACCATCGAGGGGGACACCAGCACCCTGGAAGACCCGGCGGTGCTGGAGCGGCTGGCCGCGACCGAGCCAGTCTGA
- a CDS encoding cation acetate symporter, whose amino-acid sequence MTFLLAAIIVAITLGITFWASRRNTSTADFYVAGGKISATQNGIAIAGDYMSAASFLGITGLISLNGYDGFMYSVGWFIAYLTVLFIVAEPLRNLGKYTLADMLVYRLKDPKVRMYAAISTIVVSTFYMIAQVVGAGSLISLLSGGVLKANVAIPLVGVLMIIYVVVGGMLATTWVQIVKAVLLMFATIVMTVLILSRFGWSFSSLLGLAEQRNGAEFLGAGVLYKNPVDLISLCLALVLGTAGLPHILVRFYTVPTAQDARKSVVWAMVLIGAFYVMTAFMGNAANVLVGKDVIAQANAAGNMAAPLLAQALFGGAGTVGGEFGLAFVTAVAFATILAVVAGLTISASTSFTHDIYNGVMRGGQATDKEEFRVARLATIGVGVAAIILGLLAQTQNVAFLVALAFAIAASSNLPVILFTLFWKKFNATGAVWGITGGILTCLLLIAVSPNIMGIDPPEKTTGRKPIQAAPLIPLSNPGIISIPAGFAFAVIGTMLGAARRNEGEDERAFEEMQFRAYTGAGTDGTVAAHD is encoded by the coding sequence GTGACCTTCCTTCTCGCTGCGATCATCGTCGCCATCACCCTGGGCATCACGTTCTGGGCCTCCAGACGCAATACCAGCACGGCGGACTTCTACGTGGCCGGCGGCAAGATCAGCGCCACCCAGAACGGCATCGCCATTGCCGGGGACTACATGTCCGCGGCCTCGTTCCTGGGCATCACCGGCCTGATCTCGCTGAACGGCTACGACGGCTTCATGTACTCGGTGGGCTGGTTCATCGCCTACCTGACCGTGCTGTTCATCGTGGCCGAGCCGCTGCGGAACCTGGGCAAATACACGCTGGCCGACATGCTGGTGTACCGACTGAAAGATCCCAAGGTGCGGATGTACGCGGCGATCTCGACCATCGTGGTCAGCACCTTCTACATGATCGCGCAGGTCGTGGGGGCCGGTAGCCTGATCTCGCTGCTGTCGGGCGGCGTGCTCAAGGCCAATGTCGCGATCCCGCTGGTCGGCGTCCTGATGATCATCTATGTCGTGGTGGGCGGGATGCTGGCGACCACCTGGGTGCAGATCGTCAAGGCCGTCCTGCTGATGTTCGCCACCATCGTCATGACGGTGCTGATCCTGAGCCGCTTCGGCTGGAGCTTCTCGAGCCTGCTGGGGCTGGCCGAGCAGCGCAACGGTGCGGAATTCCTGGGCGCTGGCGTGCTCTACAAGAACCCCGTCGACCTGATCTCGCTGTGTCTGGCGCTGGTGCTGGGCACTGCCGGCCTGCCGCACATCCTGGTGCGCTTCTACACCGTACCCACCGCACAGGATGCCCGCAAGAGCGTCGTGTGGGCCATGGTGCTGATCGGGGCCTTCTACGTCATGACCGCCTTCATGGGCAACGCCGCCAACGTGCTGGTCGGCAAGGACGTGATCGCCCAGGCGAACGCCGCCGGCAACATGGCCGCGCCGCTGCTCGCCCAGGCGCTGTTCGGCGGCGCCGGAACCGTGGGCGGCGAGTTCGGGCTGGCCTTCGTGACCGCCGTGGCCTTCGCCACCATCCTGGCGGTCGTCGCGGGCCTGACCATCAGCGCCAGCACCAGCTTCACGCACGACATCTACAACGGCGTCATGCGCGGCGGGCAGGCGACCGACAAGGAAGAGTTCCGGGTCGCGCGGCTGGCGACCATCGGGGTCGGGGTCGCGGCGATCATCCTGGGACTGCTGGCCCAGACGCAGAACGTGGCCTTCCTGGTGGCTCTGGCCTTCGCGATCGCGGCCAGCAGCAACCTGCCGGTGATCCTGTTCACGCTGTTCTGGAAGAAGTTCAACGCCACCGGCGCGGTGTGGGGCATCACCGGGGGCATCCTGACCTGCCTGCTGCTCATTGCCGTCAGCCCCAACATCATGGGCATCGACCCGCCCGAGAAGACCACCGGCCGCAAGCCGATCCAGGCCGCGCCCCTGATCCCGCTGTCGAACCCCGGCATCATCAGCATTCCCGCCGGCTTCGCCTTCGCGGTCATCGGCACCATGCTGGGGGCCGCGCGCCGCAACGAGGGCGAGGACGAGCGTGCCTTCGAGGAGATGCAGTTCCGCGCGTACACCGGGGCCGGCACCGACGGCACCGTCGCCGCGCACGACTGA
- a CDS encoding DUF485 domain-containing protein, with protein MTVSQARPGPAPTRNAAYQQLVAQRNSFTITMTVTFLVLYFLLPVLAGYNKPLMATKIFGNVTFGYVLAFAEFAMGWIMAYIYIVKARTFDRLAAEAKQ; from the coding sequence ATGACCGTATCCCAGGCACGCCCCGGCCCCGCTCCCACCCGCAACGCGGCGTACCAGCAGCTGGTCGCGCAGCGGAATTCCTTCACCATCACCATGACGGTCACGTTCCTGGTGCTGTACTTCCTGCTGCCGGTGCTGGCCGGATACAACAAGCCGCTGATGGCCACCAAGATCTTCGGCAACGTGACCTTCGGCTACGTGCTGGCCTTCGCGGAGTTCGCCATGGGCTGGATCATGGCCTACATCTACATCGTCAAGGCCCGCACCTTCGACCGTCTGGCGGCCGAGGCCAAGCAGTGA
- the moaA gene encoding GTP 3',8-cyclase MoaA → MGTMLRDQLARPLRDLRISVTDRCNLRCTYCMPAEVFGPDYAFLPRTDLLSFEEIERLARAFVALGVRKLRITGGEPTLRRDLPELIARLTRLPGVDDVALTTNGLLLPRMAADLKAAGLHRVTVSIDSVDPEVFGRMNGLGTHPQKVLDGIEAALHVGLGVKINTVVQRGVNEAGLRNLWLALREKGAVRFIEFMDVGNHNGWNLDSVVPSREVLARLSADGSGAEFRPLDPNYVGEVAARHVDDAGHEIGLISSVSAPFCGDCTRARLSAVGVLYTCLFAGSGVDLRGPMRAGADDDGLRELIAGTWSNRRDRYSEERGEATLERRGKIEMSHIGG, encoded by the coding sequence GTGGGCACAATGCTCCGTGACCAGCTGGCCAGGCCCCTTCGCGATCTGCGGATCAGCGTGACGGATCGCTGCAACCTGCGCTGCACCTACTGCATGCCCGCCGAGGTGTTCGGCCCGGACTACGCCTTCTTGCCCCGCACCGATCTGCTGAGTTTCGAGGAGATCGAGCGTCTGGCCCGGGCCTTCGTGGCCCTCGGCGTTCGCAAGCTGCGGATCACGGGCGGTGAGCCCACGCTGCGCCGCGATCTGCCGGAGCTGATCGCCCGCCTGACCCGCCTGCCCGGCGTGGACGATGTGGCCCTGACCACCAACGGCCTGCTGCTGCCCCGCATGGCGGCCGACCTGAAAGCGGCGGGCCTCCACCGCGTCACGGTGAGTATCGACAGCGTGGATCCAGAGGTGTTCGGCCGCATGAACGGCCTGGGCACGCACCCCCAGAAGGTTCTGGACGGAATCGAGGCCGCCCTGCACGTGGGCCTGGGTGTCAAGATCAACACCGTGGTGCAGCGCGGCGTCAACGAGGCGGGCCTGCGCAACCTGTGGCTGGCCCTGCGCGAGAAGGGCGCGGTGCGGTTCATCGAGTTCATGGATGTCGGGAACCACAACGGCTGGAACCTGGACAGCGTCGTGCCGTCCCGCGAGGTGCTGGCCCGCCTGAGCGCGGACGGGTCGGGGGCCGAGTTCCGGCCGCTCGACCCCAACTACGTGGGCGAGGTCGCGGCGCGGCACGTGGACGACGCTGGACACGAGATCGGGCTGATCTCGTCCGTCAGTGCGCCGTTCTGCGGGGACTGCACGCGGGCGCGGCTGTCGGCCGTGGGCGTGCTGTACACCTGCCTGTTCGCCGGCAGTGGCGTGGATCTGCGGGGGCCGATGCGGGCCGGCGCCGACGATGACGGGCTGCGTGAACTCATCGCCGGCACATGGTCGAACCGCCGCGACCGGTACAGCGAGGAGCGGGGCGAAGCGACCCTGGAGCGCCGCGGGAAGATCGAGATGTCACACATCGGCGGGTGA
- a CDS encoding GntR family transcriptional regulator yields the protein MAKYPLIKSTLKDRLLGGHYTEGLPLPSEPQLAREFEVSRMTARRAIDELEREGYVYRVQGAGTFPTGKRFRQGMFRVRPFKEWARHPDHRTTVLRAMQIEATPEIAIVLQIQPGDPVIFVHRLRNAGDEALVIEKRYINAALVPGLLEHNLGVESIHETMVSLGVPLQRVEQNLEAVNLRQEEAELLRVPLGTAAFLLRRTTYSGQRRASYVNYWVRGDRYAFQDTFEP from the coding sequence ATGGCGAAGTACCCGCTCATCAAATCGACTCTGAAAGACCGCCTGCTTGGGGGTCATTACACCGAGGGGCTGCCGCTGCCCAGCGAGCCTCAGCTCGCCCGCGAGTTCGAGGTCTCCCGGATGACGGCCCGCCGGGCCATCGACGAACTCGAGCGCGAGGGCTACGTGTACCGGGTGCAGGGGGCCGGTACCTTTCCCACCGGCAAGAGATTCCGCCAGGGCATGTTCCGGGTGCGGCCCTTCAAGGAGTGGGCGCGTCACCCGGATCACCGCACCACGGTGCTGCGGGCCATGCAGATCGAGGCCACCCCGGAAATTGCCATCGTGCTCCAGATCCAGCCCGGCGACCCGGTGATCTTCGTCCACCGCCTGCGGAATGCCGGCGACGAGGCGCTGGTTATCGAGAAGCGGTACATCAATGCGGCGCTGGTGCCGGGCCTGCTGGAGCACAACCTGGGCGTGGAGAGCATCCACGAGACCATGGTGTCCCTCGGCGTGCCGCTGCAACGCGTCGAGCAGAATCTGGAGGCGGTGAACCTGCGCCAGGAGGAAGCGGAACTGCTGCGCGTACCCCTGGGAACCGCCGCCTTCCTGCTGCGCCGCACCACCTACAGTGGCCAGCGGCGGGCCAGCTACGTGAACTACTGGGTGCGCGGCGACCGCTACGCGTTCCAGGATACCTTCGAGCCGTAA